The following are from one region of the Salvia hispanica cultivar TCC Black 2014 chromosome 1, UniMelb_Shisp_WGS_1.0, whole genome shotgun sequence genome:
- the LOC125193219 gene encoding uncharacterized protein LOC125193219, with amino-acid sequence MDIFRKAKSIRMVSYRDKYLTAAEDEESVIQDESPRQQSLWTVEMVADRDAIRLRSYLGTYLAASTIPLLPGVTAKKAVQTSRESPSDPSIEWEPMRDGMQVKLRSCCGNFLRPVGGLPPWRNIVTHDVPHLPNSGNKLLWDVQIIEKRPPQSKFGRCRSGSLSETMDAIVHSEYI; translated from the coding sequence atggatatattCCGGAAGGCAAAATCAATCAGGATGGTGAGCTACCGCGACAAATACCTAACCGCGGCGGAAGACGAGGAGAGCGTGATCCAGGACGAATCGCCGCGGCAGCAATCGCTGTGGACGGTGGAAATGGTGGCTGATCGCGACGCGATTCGGCTGCGGAGCTACCTCGGAACGTATCTGGCGGCGTCGACCATCCCGCTCCTCCCCGGGGTGACGGCGAAGAAGGCGGTGCAGACGTCGCGCGAGTCGCCGTCGGATCCGTCGATCGAGTGGGAGCCGATGCGCGACGGGATGCAGGTGAAGCTCCGGTCGTGCTGCGGCAACTTCCTGCGCCCTGTCGGCGGGCTACCGCCGTGGAGGAACATCGTCACGCACGATGTCCCGCACCTCCCCAATTCCGGCAACAAGCTGCTGTGGGATGTGCAGATCATCGAAAAACGGCCGCCGCAGAGTAAATTTGGGAGGTGCAGATCGGGATCGTTATCGGAAACCATGGATGCGATCGTACATTCTGAATATATTTGA